The following proteins are co-located in the Syngnathus scovelli strain Florida chromosome 5, RoL_Ssco_1.2, whole genome shotgun sequence genome:
- the LOC125968461 gene encoding myosin-11 isoform X1 produces the protein MSKKGPNEDEKFLFVDKDFMNSPMAQADWAAKKLVWIPSERHGFEAASIKEEHGDEVLVELADNAKKVTVNKDDIQKMNPPKFSKVEDMAELTCLNEASVLHNIRERYFSGLIYTYSGLFCVVVNPYKMLPIYSEKIVEMYKGKKRHEVPPHIYSITDNAYRNMMQDREDQSILCTGESGAGKTENTKKVIQYLAVVASSHKGKKDSSAQQSGSQFAYGELEKQLLQANPILEAFGNAKTIKNDNSSRFGKFIRINFDVTGYIVGANIETYLLEKSRCIRQAKIERAFHIFYYMIAGAKDKVKEELLLEPFSNYRFLVAGHVQIPGQQDDEMFEETMEAMTIMGFTDEERIDILKVCSTVMQLGNIEFKKERNQEQATMPDNTAAQKVCHLQGINVTDFTRAILTPRIKVGREVVQKAQTKEQADFAIEALAKAVFERLFRWILGRVNKALDKTKRQGASFLGILDIAGFEIFEDNSFEQLCINYTNEKLQQLFNHTMFILEQEEYQREGIEWNFIDFGLDLQPCIELIERPNNPPGILALLDEECWFPKATDVSFVEKLMSTQGNHVKFAKSKQLKDKTEFSLLHYAGKVDYNATAWLTKNMDPLNDNVTALLNNSSSSFVQDLWKDSDRVVGLDTIAKMSDSSMGGGSKTKKGMFRTVGQLYKESLAKLMTTLHNTQPNFVRCIIPNHEKRAGKLDANLVLEQLRCNGVLEGIRICRQGFPNRIVFQEFRQRYEILAASAIPKGFMDGKQACCLMIKHLDLDPNLYRIGQSKIFFRTGVLAQLEEERDLKITVIIIAFQAQARGFLARKAFAKRQQQLTAMKVIQRNCAAYLKLRNWQWWRLFTKVKPLLQVTRQEEEMGLKEEELQKSKENAAKYQSELNEITLKHTAVLEERNALQEQLQAETELYAEAEEMRVRLAAKKQELEEILHEMEARLDEEEERSQTFLVEKKKMQQQMQELEEHLEEEEDARQKLHLEKVTCEGKIKKLEDDILVMEDHNNKLLKERKLMEERVADYSTNLAEEEEKSKNLTKLKNKHESMISELEVRLKKEEKTRQELDKIKRKLEAESNDLQEQLADLQAQIADLKAQLAKKEEELQNSLARLEDETAQKNNALKKIRELEGHISDLQEDLDSERAARNKAEKIKRDLGEELEALKSELEDTLDSTATQQELRAKREQEVTSLKRAIEDENRTHESQIHEMRQKHTQAVEELTEQLEQSKRVKITLEKAKQALEKETSELTMEVRSLTQAKQDGEHKRKKLEGQVTDLQSRFNDSEKQKAELGERCSKITVELESVTSILNEAEGKVIKLNKDVASFSSQLQDTQELLAEETRQKLQFSTKLRQAEDDKNSLQEQLEEEMEAKRNIERQVSTLNIQLSDSKKKLEEMCGNNELLEESKKRLQKDLEAANTQFEEKASAYDKLEKTKNRLQQELEDTLMDLDNQRQNVSNLEKKQKKFDQMLAEEKSISSKYADERDRAEAEAREKETKALSLARALDEAQDAREELERANKALRVEMEDLISSKDDVGKNVHELEKSKRGLEAQVEEMKTQLEELEDELQAAEDAKLRLEVNMQALKAQFERDQQGRDEMGEEKKRQLVKQVRELETELEDERKQRASAAAAKKKLETDMKDLEGQIDAANKGRDEAIKQLRKIQAQMKDFQRELEDARAAREEVLTTAKESEKKAKGLEAELMQLQEDLASAERARKQAEAERDELSDELASNSSGKSALSDEKRRLEAKISQLEEELEEEQSNMEILNDRLRKSTQQAEQMNNELQTERSASQKNESARQQMERQNKEMKAKLSEMENQVKSKFKSSITALEAKVAQLEEQLEQENREKQVTAKSMRQKDKKLKDVIMQVEDERKQAEQYKDQAEKANTRMKQLKRQLEESEEESQRATAARRKLQRELDEATEANDAMSREVNSLKSKLRRGNEPSFGSAPRRMGGGRRAVEDASEEEADSQTDFNGKSAD, from the exons ATGTCCAAGAAGGGCCCAAACGAGGACGAGAAGTTCCTCTTTGTCGACAAGGACTTCATGAACAGTCCTATGGCTCAAGCCGACTGGGCAGCCAAGAAACTGGTGTGGATCCCTTCGGAGCGACATGGATTTGAGGCCGCAAGCATCAAGGAGGAGCACGGCGATGAGGTCCTGGTGGAGCTGGCTGACAATGCCAAAAAGGTGACAGTCAACAAGGACGACATCCAGAAAATGAACCCACCCAAGTTCAGCAAGGTGGAAGACATGGCCGAGCTCACCTGCCTCAACGAAGCCTCGGTGCTGCACAATATCCGTGAGAGGTACTTCTCGGGCCTTATTTAT ACATACTCAGGCCTGTTCTGTGTGGTGGTCAACCCCTACAAGATGTTGCCCATTTACTCCGAGAAGATCGTTGAAATGTACAAAGGGAAGAAGCGGCATGAGGTCCCCCCACACATCTATTCCATCACAGACAATGCCTACAGAAACATGATGCAAG ATCGTGAGGATCAATCAATTCTCTGCAC TGGGGAGTCTGGTGCTGGCAAGACAGAGAACACCAAGAAAGTCATCCAGTATTTGGCTGTTGTGGCCTCGTCCCACAAAGGCAAGAAGGACAGCAGTGCT CAACAATCAGGATCACAGTTTGCCTAC GGAGAGCTGGAGAAGCAGCTCCTACAAGCCAATCCCATCCTGGAGGCTTTCGGGAATGCCAAGACCATCAAAAATGATAACTCCTCCCGATTT GGTAAATTCATCCGAATCAACTTTGATGTGACTGGCTACATTGTTGGAGCCAACATTGAGACCT ACCTCCTGGAGAAGTCTCGTTGTATCAGACAAGCAAAAATAGAAAGAGCCTTCCATATTTTCTACTACATGATCGCTGGTGCCAAGGACAAGGTTAAAG AGGAGCTTCTTCTGGAGCCCTTCAGTAACTACCGCTTCCTCGTTGCGGGCCACGTCCAGATCCCGGGCCAGCAGGATGATGAGATGTTCGAGGAGACCATGGAGGCCATGACCATCATGGGCTTTACAGATGAGGAGCGCATTG ATATCCTGAAGGTGTGTTCAACAGTCATGCAGCTGGGAAACATTGAGTTTAAGAAAGAAAGGAACCAAGAGCAGGCCACCATGCCTGACAACACAG CGGCTCAGAAGGTGTGTCACCTGCAGGGCATCAACGTGACTGACTTCACTCGTGCCATCCTCACGCCTCGAATCAAAGTTGGCAGAGAGGTGGTGCAAAAAGCCCAAACCAAAGAGCAG GCTGACTTTGCTATTGAAGCCCTGGCAAAGGCTGTGTTTGAGCGCCTCTTCCGCTGGATCCTGGGCCGAGTCAACAAAGCCCTGGACAAGACCAAACGTCAAGGGGCCTCCTTCCTGGGTATCCTCGATATCGCTGGTTTTGAGATATTTGAG GACAACTCCTTTGAGCAGCTGTGCATCAATTACACCAATGAGAAGCTCCAGCAGCTCTTCAACCACACCATGTTCATCTTGGAGCAGGAGGAGTACCAGAGAGAAGGCATTGAGTGGAACTTTATAGACTTTGGTTTGGACCTGCAACCCTGCATCGAGCTCATTGAGAGGCCG AACAACCCTCCAGGCATTCTGGCCTTGCTGGATGAAGAGTGCTGGTTCCCCAAAGCCACAGATGTCTCCTTTGTGGAAAAACTCATGAGCACCCAAGGAAACCATGTTAAATTTGCAAAATCAAAACAACTAAAAGACAAGACCGAGTTTTCTCTTCTTCACTATGCCGGAAAG GTGGACTATAACGCCACAGCCTGGCTGACAAAGAACATGGACCCTCTGAATGACAATGTTACAGCACTGCTCAACAATTCATCCAGCTCATTTGTGCAAGACCTCTGGAAAGATT CTGACCGAGTGGTGGGTCTTGACACCATTGCCAAGATGTCAGACAGTTCGATGGGCGGTGGATCCAAAACCAAGAAGGGAATGTTCCGCACAGTGGGGCAGCTCTACAAGGAGTCTCTCGCCAAACTCATGACCACGCTGCACAACACCCAGCCCAACTTTGTCAGATGCATCATTCCCAACCACGAGAAGAGG GCAGGGAAGCTGGATGCCAACCTAGTTCTGGAACAACTCAGGTGTAATGGCGTGCTGGAGGGAATTAGAATCTGCCGACAAGGATTCCCTAATCGAATTGTCTTCCAGGAGTTTCGCCAGCG CTATGAGATTCTGGCAGCAAGTGCTATTCCCAAAGGTTTTATGGATGGAAAACAAGCCTGCTGCCTCATG ATCAAACATCTGGACCTGGATCCAAATCTGTACAGAATCGGGCAGAGCAAGATATTCTTTCGCACAGGAGTTTTGGCTCAGCTGGAGGAAGAGAGAGACCTGAAGATAACTGTGATCATCATTGCCTTCCAGGCTCAAGCTCGAGGTTTCCTGGCTAGGAA GGCATTTGCTAAGAGGCAACAGCAACTCACAGCCATGAAAGTGATTCAGAGGAATTGTGCCGCCTACCTCAAACTTAGAAACTGGCAGTGGTGGAGACTCTTCACAAAG GTTAAGCCTCTTCTGCAAGTGACAcggcaggaggaggagatggGCCTAAAGGAAGAAGAGCTACAGAAATCAAAAGAAAATGCCGCAAAGTATCAATCGGAGCTGAACGAGATCACTTTGAAGCACACAGCG GTTTTAGAGGAGAGAAATGCGTTGCAGGAGCAACTTCAGGCTGAGACAGAGTTGTATGCGGAAGCTGAGGAGATGAGGGTGCGTTTGGCAGCTAAGAAGCAGGAATTGGAGGAAATCCTGCACGAGATGGAGGCAAGACtagacgaagaggaagaacgTTCTCAGACATTTCTGGTGGAAAAGAAGAAGATGCAACAGCAGATGCAG GAATTAGAAGAACAtttagaagaggaggaggatgcacGGCAAAAGCTGCATCTGGAGAAAGTCACTTGTGAAGGAAAGATTAAAAAGCTTGAAGATGACATCCTGGTGATGGAAGACCATAACAACAAGCTGCTGAAg GAGAGAAAGCTGATGGAGGAGAGGGTTGCAGACTACAGTACTAATCTGGCTGAAGAAGAGGAGAAGTCGAAGAACCTCACCAAactgaaaaacaaacatgagTCCATGATCTCAGAACTGGAGG TCCGACTGAAAAAGGAGGAAAAGACTCGGCAGGAGCTGGATAAGATTAAGCGTAAATTAGAGGCCGAGTCAAATGATCTCCAGGAGCAGCTTGCGGACCTGCAGGCCCAGATTGCTGACCTCAAAGCACAGCTGGCGAAGAAAGAGGAAGAGCTACAGAATTCCTTGGCCAG ATTAGAAGACGAGACGGCTCAAAAGAACAACGCTCTAAAGAAAATCCGTGAGCTGGAGGGCCACATCTCTGACTTGCAGGAAGACCTCGACTCTGAACGAGCAGCCAGGAACAAAGCAGAAAAGATCAaacgcgacttgggagaagagttgGAGGCTCTTAAATCTGAGCTCGAGGATACTCTGGACAGCACTGCAACCCAGCAAGAACTCAG AGCCAAACGTGAGCAGGAGGTAACCTCACTGAAAAGAGCCATAGAGGATGAGAACCGGACCCACGAGTCCCAGATACACGAAATGAGACAGAAACACACCCAGGCCGTGGAGGAGCTCACTGAGCAACTAGAGCAGTCAAAACGA GTAAAGATAACTCTGGAGAAAGCCAAACAAGCTCTGGAGAAGGAGACATCTGAATTGACCATGGAAGTGCGCTCGCTCACTCAAGCCAAACAAGACGGCGAGCACAAGAGGAAGAAGTTGGAAGGTCAAGTGACAGATTTACAATCGCGCTTCAATGACAGTGAGAAGCAGAAGGCTGAACTGGGAGAACGCTGTTCTAAGATAACT GTTGAACTGGAGAGTGTGACAAGCATACTGAATGAAGCTGAGGGCAAGGTCATCAAACTGAACAAAGATGTTGCCAGCTTTAGCTCCCAACTCCAGGATACACAG GAGTTGCTAGCCGAGGAGACACGACAGAAGCTGCAGTTCTCAACAAAGCTTCGACAGGCGGAGGATGACAAGAACAGTTTACAGGAGCAGCTCGAGGAGGAGATGGAGGCCAAGAGGAACATTGAGAGACAGGTCTCCACCCTCAACATCCAG CTGTCCGATTCAAAGAAAAAGCTGGAGGAAATGTGTGGGAACAATGAGCTGCTGGAAGAAAGCAAGAAGCGTCTGCAGAAAGACTTGGAAGCAGCCAACACCCAGTTTGAGGAGAAGGCTTCTGCCTACGACAAATTGGAGAAGACTAAAAACCGTCTGCAACAGGAGTTGGAGGACACACTGATGGATCTCGATAACCAGAGGCAGAATGTTTCCAATCTTGAGAAGAAACAAAAGAAGTTTGACCAG ATGCTGGCGGAGGAGAAGTCCATCTCTTCTAAATATGCAGATGAGAGAGATCGAGCTGAGGCTGAGGCTCGAGAGAAGGAAACGAAGGCTCTGTCCTTGGCGAGGGCTCTTGACGAGGCCCAAGATGCCAGAGAGGAGCTGGAGAGAGCCAACAAGGCCCTGAGGGTGGAGATGGAGGATCTAATCAGCTCAAAGGATGATGTTGGGAAAAAT GTCCATGAGCTGGAGAAATCCAAGCGAGGCTTGGAGGCCCAGGTGGAGGAGATGAAGACTCagctggaggagctggaggacgAGCTGCAGGCGGCTGAGGATGCCAAACTGCGCCTAGAGGTCAACATGCAGGCTCTCAAGGCCCAGTTTGAGAGGGATCAGCAAGGACGCGATGAGATGGGAGAGGAGAAGAAGAGGCAGCTAGTCAAGCAG GTGCGTGAGTTGGAGACGGAGCTGGAGGATGAACGCAAGCAGAGggcctcagcagcagcagccaagaAGAAATTGGAGACAGACATGAAAGATCTGGAGGGCCAGATTGATGCAGCCAATAAGGGACGAGATGAGGCCATTAAGCAGCTTCGAAAGATTCAG GCTCAAATGAAAGACTTCCAGAGGGAGCTGGAAGATGCCCGTGCCGCCCGTGAGGAAGTGCTGACGACGGCGAAGGAGAGTGAGAAGAAAGCCAAGGGCCTGGAGGCTGAGTTGATGCAGCTGCAAGAG GATCTGGCCTCTGCTGAGAGGGCACGGAAGCAAGCAGAAGCTGAAAGGGACGAGCTGTCAGATGAGCTGGCCAGCAACTCCTCTGGAAA GTCCGCCTTGTCTGACGAGAAGCGTCGCCTAGAAGCTAAGATCTCCCAGCTGGAAGAGGAACTGGAGGAAGAGCAGAGCAACATGGAGATCCTCAACGACAGGCTGAGGAAGAGCACACAGCAG GCGGAGCAGATGAACAACGAGCTGCAAACAGAACGCTCTGCCTCTCAAAAGAACGAGAGCGCCCGGCAGCAGATGGAGCGCCAGAACAAGGAGATGAAGGCCAAGCTCAGCGAGATGGAGAACCAGGTCAAGTCCAAGTTCAAATCCTCCATTACCGCATTGGAGGCGAAGGTGGCTCAATTGGAGGAGCAGCTTGAACAGGAGAACAG GGAAAAGCAGGTGACTGCCAAGAGTATGCGCCAGAAGGACAAGAAGCTCAAGGATGTGATCATGCAGGTGGAGGACGAAAGAAAACAGGCAGAACAGTACAAAGACCAG GCGGAGAAGGCAAACACGCGCatgaagcagctgaagcggcagCTTGAAGAGTCGGAGGAGGAGTCTCAGcgagccacagccgcccgcaGGAAGCTGCAGCGGGAGCTGGATGAAGCCACCGAGGCCAACGATGCCATGAGTCGCGAGGTCAACTCTCTCAAGAGCAAACTCAG GCGTGGAAACGAGCCTTCCTTTGGCAGCGCACCTCGGCGTATGGGTGGAGGTCGGAGGGCGGTAGAGGATGCGTCTGAGGAGGAGGCGGACTCCCAAACTGACTTCAATGGAAAGTCAGCAGATTGA